A section of the Mycolicibacterium anyangense genome encodes:
- a CDS encoding 1,4-dihydroxy-2-naphthoyl-CoA synthase: MSHNPFDQSLWRSVEGFGDLTDITYHRHVLDGVPQPTVRVAFDRPEVRNAFRPHSVDELYRVLDHARMWPDVGVVLLTGNGPSPKDGGWAFCSGGDQRIRGRSGYQYAAGETADTVDVARAGRLHIMEVQRLIRFMPKVVICLVNGWAAGGGHSLHVTCDLTLASREHARFKQTDADVGSFDGGYGSAYLAKQVGQKFAREIFFLGEPYTAEEMHQMGAVNRVVDHAELENVGLQWAAKVNGKSPQAQRMLKFAFNLLDDGLVGQQIFASEATRLAYMTDEAVEGRDAFLEKRDPDWSRYPRYF, translated from the coding sequence ATGTCCCACAACCCATTTGACCAATCACTCTGGCGATCTGTCGAAGGCTTCGGCGACCTGACCGACATCACCTATCACCGTCATGTGCTTGACGGTGTACCCCAGCCGACGGTTCGGGTGGCTTTCGATCGACCCGAGGTCCGCAATGCATTTCGGCCGCACAGCGTCGACGAGCTCTACCGTGTTCTCGATCATGCCCGGATGTGGCCGGACGTGGGCGTCGTGCTGCTGACCGGAAATGGGCCGTCCCCCAAGGACGGCGGATGGGCATTCTGCTCAGGCGGCGATCAGCGCATCCGTGGACGTAGCGGATATCAATACGCGGCGGGGGAGACCGCGGACACCGTCGACGTTGCCCGGGCGGGACGGCTGCACATCATGGAGGTGCAGCGGTTGATCCGATTCATGCCCAAGGTGGTGATCTGCCTTGTCAACGGCTGGGCCGCTGGTGGTGGGCACAGTCTGCACGTCACGTGCGACCTTACGTTGGCCAGTCGTGAGCATGCCCGGTTCAAGCAGACCGACGCCGACGTCGGTAGTTTCGACGGCGGTTACGGCAGTGCGTATCTGGCCAAGCAGGTAGGTCAGAAGTTCGCCCGCGAGATCTTCTTTCTCGGTGAGCCCTACACCGCTGAGGAGATGCACCAGATGGGCGCGGTCAACCGAGTGGTAGACCACGCGGAACTGGAGAATGTGGGTCTGCAGTGGGCTGCCAAGGTCAACGGAAAGTCGCCTCAGGCCCAGCGGATGCTGAAGTTCGCATTCAATCTCCTCGATGACGGACTTGTCGGTCAGCAGATCTTCGCCAGTGAAGCTACGAGGTTGGCGTATATGACAGACGAGGCCGTCGAAGGCCGAGACGCCTTTCTCGAGAAGCGTGATCCGGATTGGAGTAGGTACCCCCGGTACTTCTGA
- a CDS encoding NDMA-dependent alcohol dehydrogenase, with amino-acid sequence MRTKAAVLWELGGQWEVEEVELDPPKAGEVMVKLTASGLCHSDHHLVTGDIPVSLPYVGGHEGAGVVAEVGPGVTDVAVGDSVVLSFLPACGKCSHCARGMTNLCDLGAQIIQGPQLDGTYRFHAKDKGLGQMCLLGTFSEYTVVPMASVVKVDDGSPLDRAAVIGCCVPTGFGSVVRTADVRPGDAVVVMGIGGIGANALQGAKSAGARHIIAIDPVEFKREQAKIFGATHAVADVPEALALITDLTRGVMADACVITTDTAESAYIAEALSLVGRRGKVIVTAIGHPTELTMSGSLFELTLYEKSIHGSLFGSSNPRHDIPRYLEMYNLGELKLDELITREYRLEDINKGYDDMLAGRNIRGVIRF; translated from the coding sequence GTGCGGACGAAGGCTGCGGTGCTGTGGGAACTCGGAGGACAATGGGAGGTCGAGGAGGTCGAACTCGACCCTCCCAAGGCTGGCGAAGTGATGGTCAAGCTGACCGCCAGCGGTCTGTGTCATTCTGACCACCATTTGGTCACCGGCGACATCCCGGTGTCCTTGCCCTACGTGGGGGGCCATGAGGGCGCCGGAGTCGTCGCTGAGGTGGGGCCTGGCGTCACCGATGTGGCCGTAGGCGACTCGGTGGTGCTCAGCTTCCTGCCCGCCTGCGGCAAGTGTTCGCACTGTGCCCGCGGCATGACCAACCTGTGCGACCTCGGTGCCCAGATCATCCAAGGACCCCAGCTCGACGGTACCTATCGATTCCACGCCAAAGACAAAGGCCTTGGCCAGATGTGCCTGCTCGGAACGTTTTCCGAATACACGGTGGTGCCGATGGCGTCGGTGGTCAAGGTCGACGACGGCAGCCCGTTGGATCGGGCCGCGGTCATCGGATGTTGCGTTCCAACCGGTTTCGGCAGCGTGGTGAGGACGGCCGACGTCCGTCCCGGCGACGCCGTAGTGGTGATGGGCATTGGTGGTATCGGAGCCAACGCGCTACAGGGTGCCAAGAGCGCAGGCGCGCGGCACATCATCGCGATCGACCCAGTGGAATTCAAGCGCGAGCAGGCGAAGATTTTCGGCGCCACGCATGCGGTCGCCGACGTTCCCGAGGCCTTGGCTCTCATCACCGATCTGACCCGCGGGGTGATGGCCGATGCCTGCGTCATCACCACAGATACTGCGGAGAGCGCCTATATCGCCGAGGCCTTGAGCCTGGTCGGCCGCCGCGGCAAGGTCATTGTCACCGCGATCGGACACCCCACGGAATTGACCATGAGCGGCTCCCTGTTCGAGCTGACCCTCTACGAGAAGTCCATCCACGGATCGCTGTTCGGCTCCTCGAACCCGCGCCACGACATCCCCCGCTATCTGGAGATGTACAACCTTGGGGAACTCAAACTCGACGAGTTGATCACCCGTGAGTACCGCCTAGAGGACATCAACAAGGGTTATGACGACATGCTCGCGGGCCGCAATATCCGCGGTGTCATTCGATTTTGA